In a single window of the Streptomyces sp. 846.5 genome:
- a CDS encoding RICIN domain-containing protein, with translation MTRAARSPWAAALAVLTAVALCLVWGPTARAETSGVQTIFTPTASAGYVNPGAMYARGVTLRHAGDANGTMLSTFEVYTNTTPVFPVYKSTDGGSTWSYLSQVTDTVNGYGMRWNPQIYELPAALGALPAGTLLESGLSVPSDRSSTEILLFDSTDHGQTWHFLSSVAKGGAAYVQDPNTPVWEPFLLMNNGKLIVYYSDQRQNSVHSQMLVHQTTTDGTTWGSVVDDVVYPAQTARPGMATVAQISGGRWIMTYEYCNAPGGGCPAYYRIAADPESFASATGQQIVLNDGTKPCCQPYVVWTPSGGQYGTIVVSDGGQTALAVNTANGDPSAWKSQASNAPGGYSRSLMLMPDGNTVLTLTGGYHDSNYLNQVQFAFDNIAPGISNGATYTLSNSYSGLNAGATGTTSGTRAVQLTASPGSAQQQWTLNRQANGYFTLTNAASGLRLAATGGSTTDGATVELDTASPGSAAQDWAVAQLSDGSFTITNRRSNLLLDDYQWAKTSGSSVDQWESTGGGNQHWTLTQTAFPDLTSGLLSIQNNFGEYLEIPGGSTTSGTQADQWWYANQNWHLWRFVAVSGGYQIVNGQSGLALTDTSPASSEAITQTPAASGNAAQVWTLVPHGNQYLIQSKSTGRFVTIAQGSSSDLAKAVSWTELDSSDQLWTVRRIN, from the coding sequence ATGACCAGAGCCGCGAGATCCCCCTGGGCAGCAGCGCTGGCGGTACTCACCGCCGTGGCCCTCTGCCTGGTCTGGGGCCCCACCGCCCGGGCCGAGACCAGTGGGGTGCAGACGATCTTCACCCCGACCGCGAGCGCCGGCTACGTCAACCCCGGCGCCATGTACGCCCGAGGCGTCACCCTCCGCCACGCCGGCGACGCCAACGGCACCATGCTCAGCACCTTCGAGGTATACACCAACACCACCCCGGTGTTCCCGGTCTACAAGAGCACCGACGGCGGATCCACCTGGAGCTACCTCTCCCAGGTCACCGACACCGTCAACGGCTACGGCATGCGCTGGAACCCACAGATCTACGAACTCCCGGCCGCCCTGGGCGCATTGCCCGCCGGCACGCTGCTGGAGTCGGGACTGTCCGTGCCCTCGGACCGCAGCTCCACCGAGATCCTGCTCTTCGACAGCACCGACCACGGGCAGACCTGGCACTTCCTCAGCTCGGTGGCCAAGGGCGGCGCGGCCTACGTCCAGGACCCCAACACCCCGGTGTGGGAACCGTTCCTGCTGATGAACAACGGCAAGCTGATCGTCTACTACTCCGACCAGCGGCAGAACTCCGTCCACTCCCAGATGCTGGTCCACCAGACCACCACGGACGGCACCACCTGGGGCTCGGTCGTGGACGACGTCGTCTACCCGGCGCAGACCGCGCGCCCCGGCATGGCGACCGTCGCGCAGATCAGCGGCGGGCGCTGGATCATGACCTACGAGTACTGCAACGCCCCCGGCGGCGGCTGCCCCGCCTACTACCGGATCGCCGCCGACCCCGAGAGCTTCGCCTCCGCGACCGGCCAGCAGATCGTCCTCAACGACGGCACCAAGCCCTGCTGCCAGCCCTATGTCGTCTGGACCCCCAGCGGCGGCCAGTACGGCACCATCGTCGTCAGCGACGGCGGCCAGACCGCGCTCGCCGTCAACACCGCCAACGGCGACCCGAGCGCATGGAAGTCCCAGGCGTCCAACGCACCCGGCGGCTACAGCCGTTCGCTGATGCTGATGCCCGACGGCAACACCGTGCTGACGCTCACCGGCGGCTACCACGACAGCAACTACCTCAACCAGGTCCAGTTCGCCTTCGACAACATCGCCCCGGGCATCTCCAACGGCGCCACCTACACGCTGAGCAACAGCTACTCCGGCCTCAACGCCGGCGCCACCGGCACGACGAGCGGCACCCGCGCGGTCCAGCTCACCGCCTCGCCCGGCTCCGCCCAGCAACAGTGGACCCTGAACCGCCAGGCCAACGGCTACTTCACCCTCACCAACGCGGCCAGCGGCCTACGGCTCGCCGCGACCGGCGGCTCCACCACCGACGGAGCCACCGTCGAACTGGACACCGCCTCGCCCGGCTCCGCCGCCCAGGACTGGGCCGTCGCCCAGCTCTCGGACGGCAGCTTCACGATCACCAACCGCAGGAGCAACCTGCTGCTCGACGACTACCAGTGGGCCAAGACCTCCGGATCTTCCGTCGACCAGTGGGAGAGCACCGGCGGCGGCAACCAGCACTGGACCCTCACCCAGACCGCGTTCCCCGACCTGACCTCCGGGCTCCTCTCCATCCAGAACAACTTCGGCGAGTACCTGGAGATCCCCGGCGGCTCCACCACCTCGGGCACCCAGGCCGACCAGTGGTGGTACGCCAACCAGAACTGGCACCTGTGGCGCTTCGTCGCGGTGAGCGGCGGCTACCAGATCGTCAACGGCCAGTCCGGGCTCGCGCTCACCGACACCAGCCCGGCCTCCAGCGAAGCGATCACCCAGACCCCGGCCGCCTCCGGCAACGCGGCCCAGGTCTGGACCCTGGTCCCGCACGGCAACCAGTACCTGATCCAGTCCAAGTCCACCGGCCGCTTCGTCACCATCGCCCAGGGCTCCTCCAGCGACCTCGCCAAGGCCGTCTCCTGGACCGAACTCGACAGCTCCGACCAACTCTGGACCGTCCGCCGGATCAACTGA
- a CDS encoding RICIN domain-containing protein, with the protein MLTARPARTLAVLATTVALLAFPMASARAYDPTGGILYQLGSQSCLKGLGNCAIYPKSAQLPSGRLVASFEKSTVVPASGSADGQTLPVYKSDDHGTSWQPLSEVKAPAYLSTDPKYAKYTSNWTNPYLYTLPQNVGTLKRGTLLLASVVSGDDSYYLEHKAADPNWTPSNDGDRSNLAIALYASTDQGVTWKVQGIIATGGWQGGSAGALGQNIATANTYRQSDPLWEPYLMVYQGKLICYYSDENDYTGYDPTTGIPTPDPANGTAKDSLGQILAHRTWDGRSANWSAPVVDVAGLTQAGSTQDAGGGKTEIGGGRPGMANLVPTTDGKWLLTYEYWGGGTNVRYKVSDSPLDFRRDTSAGQAVTSLPVDAGSQSLATGGSPVIIRLPNGRLAYNAAGSGDIWVDGSGRSDGTWTEYQAPLGAGYSRDLQYVAGTGRLVILRNQGVSTLAYAEVDLGHSTGAYYQLVNRKTGQVIGTGGHTNDANLGNGNVPDVVLENAGATSNPDTQYWHIATEPQGGVTLLNKAGGRAAAIWTGNATVGQQLGQWVDNSATGSWNLVKSAHGYYELQAVKNTALYLTGASAGAPLTLQYAASDGSQEWKLLRR; encoded by the coding sequence ATGCTCACTGCACGACCGGCCAGAACGCTGGCCGTCCTCGCCACGACCGTCGCCCTGCTGGCGTTCCCCATGGCCAGTGCGCGGGCGTACGATCCGACCGGTGGCATCCTCTACCAGCTCGGCAGCCAGTCGTGCCTGAAGGGCCTGGGCAACTGCGCGATCTACCCGAAGTCGGCGCAGTTGCCGAGCGGGCGACTGGTCGCTTCGTTCGAGAAGTCGACCGTGGTGCCGGCGAGCGGCAGCGCGGACGGGCAGACCCTGCCCGTCTACAAAAGCGACGACCACGGCACGTCCTGGCAGCCGCTGTCCGAGGTCAAGGCCCCCGCGTACCTCTCCACCGACCCCAAGTACGCGAAGTACACCAGCAACTGGACCAACCCCTACCTCTACACGCTCCCGCAGAACGTCGGGACGCTGAAGCGGGGAACGCTGCTGCTGGCGAGCGTGGTGTCCGGCGACGACTCCTACTACCTCGAGCACAAGGCGGCCGACCCCAACTGGACGCCGTCCAACGACGGCGACCGCAGCAACCTGGCCATCGCCCTGTACGCCAGCACCGACCAGGGCGTGACCTGGAAGGTGCAGGGCATCATCGCCACCGGCGGCTGGCAGGGCGGCAGCGCGGGCGCGCTCGGCCAGAACATCGCCACAGCGAACACCTACCGGCAGTCGGACCCGCTGTGGGAGCCGTACCTGATGGTCTATCAGGGGAAGCTCATCTGCTACTACTCGGACGAGAACGACTACACCGGATACGACCCGACCACGGGCATCCCCACTCCGGACCCGGCCAACGGCACCGCCAAGGACTCGCTCGGCCAGATTCTCGCGCACCGTACCTGGGACGGCCGCAGCGCGAACTGGAGCGCCCCGGTCGTCGATGTCGCGGGGCTGACCCAGGCTGGGTCGACTCAGGACGCGGGCGGCGGCAAGACGGAGATCGGCGGCGGGCGGCCCGGCATGGCCAACCTCGTCCCCACCACGGACGGCAAGTGGCTGCTGACCTACGAGTACTGGGGCGGCGGGACCAACGTCAGGTACAAGGTCTCCGACAGCCCGCTGGACTTCCGCCGCGACACCTCCGCCGGACAGGCCGTCACCTCGCTGCCGGTCGATGCCGGCTCGCAGTCCCTCGCCACCGGCGGCAGCCCGGTCATCATCAGGCTGCCCAACGGCCGCCTGGCCTACAACGCCGCGGGCAGTGGCGACATCTGGGTCGACGGGAGCGGCCGCAGCGACGGCACCTGGACGGAGTACCAGGCGCCTCTGGGCGCCGGGTACAGCCGTGACCTGCAGTACGTCGCCGGTACCGGCCGCCTGGTGATCCTGCGCAACCAGGGCGTCTCCACGCTCGCGTACGCCGAGGTCGACCTCGGCCACTCGACCGGCGCCTACTACCAGCTGGTCAACCGGAAGACCGGCCAGGTGATCGGCACCGGCGGCCACACCAACGACGCGAACCTCGGCAACGGCAACGTTCCCGACGTCGTGCTGGAGAACGCCGGCGCCACCTCGAACCCTGACACCCAGTACTGGCACATCGCCACCGAGCCGCAGGGCGGCGTCACCCTGCTGAACAAGGCGGGCGGCCGCGCGGCAGCCATCTGGACCGGCAACGCCACGGTCGGCCAGCAGCTCGGCCAGTGGGTCGACAACAGCGCCACCGGCAGCTGGAACCTCGTCAAGAGCGCCCACGGGTACTACGAACTCCAGGCGGTCAAGAACACGGCCCTGTACCTGACCGGCGCCTCCGCCGGTGCGCCGCTGACCCTGCAGTACGCGGCCTCGGACGGCTCCCAGGAGTGGAAGCTCCTCCGGCGCTGA